Genomic DNA from Amycolatopsis alba DSM 44262:
GCGCGGCGATCACCCCGATCGGGATGGGCTGCAAGGTCTGCGAGCGGCCCGCCTGCCCGCAGCGTGCCTTCCCCGCGATCGGGAAGCCAATGCGGGTGGACGAGCACTCCTCCAGCCTGCTGCCCTACCCACCCCTCGCCTGAGTCGCGATTCGGAGCGGGGCCGCCGGCCCCGGTGTCGCGAAAGCCACTTTCGGGACGTCTGATGTCTCGAAAGTGGCTTTCGCGACACTCGGCACTGCCGACCGCTACCGCTCCCGACCGCTACCGCCGCCGGGCAGGTGGTCCCGCCGGAAGCGTTGCGAAAGCCACTTTCGCAACCTTCAACGTTGCGAAAGTGGCTTTCGCAACACCAGCTACCACCCCGCCGCTCGATGGAGCGGGGCCGCTGAGGCGTACGCCACAACCTCGACATAGTCGGACTTCCTACTTTATGGTGTCCACAGGTCTGCGGTGCAGGGAAGCCGGTGGAAATCCGGTGCGGTCCCGCCACTGTGACCGGGGAGCGGCGCTCCCGCAGAGAAGGCCACTGGCGCGAGCCGGGAAGGCCGGAGCCGCCGCGGATCCGGGAGCCAGGATACCGGCCGCAGATGTCCACGTTCGTCCACGAGGATGGAGCTGAACGCATGCGGATTCTTCCTGCCTGCGCGAAAGTCGCCGACCCGCCACCACCCCGGCGGTAAGTCGTCCGTACTCCCCTGCCCGGCCGCCGATCGCGGTCTTCGGGCGGCTTCGTCCTGCGTACTTTCGGAAAGGGCATCCATGAGCACCGAACTCAGTCATTTCGTCGGCGGCAAGCCGGTCGCGGGGACGTCCGGCCGGTTCGCCGACGTCTTCGACCCCAGCACCGGCGCCGTCCAGGCCCGTGTCCCGCTCGCCTCGGCCGACGAGGTCGCCACCGTGGTCGCGGACGCGGCGCAGGCCCAGCTCGAGTGGGCCCGCTGGAACCCGCAGCGGCGGGCCCGTGTGCTGATGAAGTTCGTCGACCTCGTCCGCGCCGAGGAGGACTCCCTCGCCCGGCTGCTCACCTCCGAACACGGCAAGACCGTCCCCGACGCGCGCGGCGACATCCAGCGCGGGCTCGAAGTGGTCGAGTTCGCCATCGGCATCCCGCATCTGCTCAAGGGCGAGTACAGCGACAACGCGGGCACCGGTATCGACGTCTACTCGATGCGGCAGCCGCTCGGCGTGGTCGCCGGGATCACGCCGTTCAACTTCCCCGCGATGATCCCGCTGTGGAAGGCCGCCCCGGCGATCGCCTGCGGGAACGCCTTCGTGCTCAAACCGTCCGAACGCGACCCGTCGGTCCCCCTGCGGCTGGCCGAGCTCTTCCTGGAAGCCGGTCTGCCGCCGGGTGTGTTCAACGTGGTCAACGGCGACAAGGAAGCCGTCGACGCGCTGCTGACCGATCCCCGCGTCGAGGCCGTCGGCTTCGTCGGTTCGTCGTCGATCGCCGAGTACATCTACACCACCGCGGCCGCGCACGGAAAGCGCGCGCAGTGCTTCGGCGGAGCCAAGAACCACATGATCGTGATGCCGGACGCGGACCTCGACCAGGTCGTCGACGCGCTGATCGGCGCCGGGTACGGCTCCGCGGGCGAACGCTGCATGGCGATCTCGGTCGCCGTCCCGGTCGGCGAGGCCACCGCCGACGCGCTGGCCGCCCGGCTTACCGAACGTGTCAAGACGCTGAAGGTCGGCGCCTCGCTCGACGAGACGGCCGACTTCGGGCCGCTGGTGACCGCCGAGGCCGTCCAGCGCGTCCGCGACTACATCGACGTCGGCCTCGCGGAAGGGGCGAAGCTGCTCGTCGACGGTCGCGAGACCACTGTGGACGGTCACGAGAACGGCTTCTTCCTCGGCGGCTGCCTGTTCGACCACGTCACCAGCGACATGCGGATCTACCGTGAAGAGATCTTCGGGCCGGTGCTGTCGATCGTCCGCGCGGCCGACTACGAGGAAGCACTCCGGCTGCCCAGCGAGCACGAGTACGGCAACGGCGTCGCGATCTTCACCCGCGACGGTGACACCGCCCGCGACTTCACCTCGCGGGTGAACACCGGCATGGTCGGAGTCAACGTGCCCATCCCGGTGCCGATCGCCTACCACACCTTCGGCGGCTGGAAGCGTTCCGGTTTCGGCGATCTGAACCAGCACGGGCCGGACTCGATCCGCTTCTACACCAAGACCAAGACGGTCACCTCGCGCTGGCCTTCCGGCACCAAGGAAGGCGCCAGCTTCGTCATCCCGACGATGAGCTGAGGCCGCGATGAGACTGACCGACGAACAGCGGGCCCTTCGCGAGACCGCGGCGGAGTTCGCCGCGGAGCACCTCGCCCCGCACGCGATCGAATGGGACCAGGCCAAGCACTTCCCGGTCGACGTCCTGCGCAAGGCCGCCCAGCTGGGCATGGGCGGCGTCTACCTGCCCGAAGACCTCGGCGGCTCCGCGCTCGGACGGCTCGACGGCGTCCTCGTCTTCGAGGCGCTCGCCACCGGCTGCCCTTCGCTGGCCGCGTATATCTCCATCCACAACATGGTCGCGACCATGATCGACAAGTTCGGCGACGACGCCCAGCGGCACCGGTACCTGCCGCGGATGTCCACTATGGATACTTTCGGCAGCTATTGCCTCACCGAGCCGGACGCCGGTTCCGACGCGGCGGCGCTCTCCACCCGCGCCCGCCGCGAGGGTGACGAGTACGTCCTCGACGGAGTCAAGCAGTTCATCTCCGGCGCGGGTATCTCGGACGTCCACGTCGTGCTCGCCCGCACCGGCGGCCCCGGCGCGCGCGGCATCTCGGCGTTCATCGTCGACCGGGACACCCCCGGCGTTTCCTTCGGCCCCAACGAGATCAAGATGGGCTGGAACGCCCAGCCCACCCGGCAGGTCATCTTCGACGGCGCCCGCGTCCCGGCGTCCGCGCTGCTCGGCGGTGAGGGCAACGGTTTCCGCGTCGCGATGTCCGCGCTGGACGGGGGCAGGCTCAACATCTCGGCCTGCTCCCTCGGCGGCGCCGAGGCCGCGCTCGGTATGGCCGTCCGGCATCTGTCGGAGCGTTCGGCGTTCGGCGAGAAGCTGTCGGAGAAGCAGGCGCTGCAGTTCCGGCTCGCGGACATGCGCACCGATCTCGAAGCCGCCCGCACCCTGCTCTGGCGGGCCGCGGACGCGCTCGACCATGGCGAGGACACCGCGACCCAGCTTTCGGCGATGGCGAAACGCTTCTGCACCGACACCGGGTTCGAGGTGGCCAACCAGGCGCTGCAGCTGCACGGCGGCTACGGCTACCTCGCCGAGTACGGACTGGAGAAGATCGTCCGCGACCTGCGGGTGCACCAGATCCTCGAAGGGACCAACGAAATCATGCGCGTGATCATCTCGCGCCGGATGCTGCAGGAGGCTTCGTGAACGACGTCGGATTCCTCGTCCACAGTGGAATCGGCCGGATCACCCTGAACCGGCCGCGAGCACTGAACTCGCTGAACCACGGCATGGTCCTCGCCATGCTCGACCAGCTCGAAGCGTGGCGTTCCGACCCGGCGGTCCGCGCCGTCCTGATCGACGGCGCGGGTGACCGCGGGCTGTGCGCGGGTGGCGACATCCGCGCCATCTACGACGACGCCCGCACCGGCGGCACCGCGTCACTGGGGTTCTGGGCCGACGAGTACCGGCTCAACGCGCTGATCTCGCGCTACCCCAAGCCGTACCTGGCGCTCATGGACGGGCTCGTCATGGGCGGCGGGGTCGGCGTCTCGGCGCACGGCAGCCACCGGATCGTCACCGAACGCTCCCGTGTCGGCATGCCCGAGACCGGCATCGGCTTCGTCCCGGACGTCGGCGGCACCTACCTGCTGTCCAGGACACCCGGTGAGCTCGGCACGCATATCGCCCTCACCGCCGGGTCGATCTCGGGCCCCGACGCGATCCACTGTGGACTCGCCGATCACTTCGTGCCCAGCGAACGGGTCCCGGACCTGCTCGACGCGCTCGCGTCGCGGACCCCGGACACCGCGCTGGAGCTGATCGCCGAACCCGCCCCGCCGAGCGCGCTGGCCGAGGACGCCGGCTGGATCGACCGGTGCTACGCGGCCGACACGGTCGAGGAGATCCTGACCCGGCTCCACGCGAGCGGTGACGCGGCCGCGACCGCCGCCAAGGAGATCGAGGCGAAGTCGCCGACCTCGCTGAAGGTGACCCTGCGGGCACTGCGCTCGGCCGCGGCGCTGCCCGATCTGGAAGCCGTGCTGGCACAGGAGTTCCGGATCTCGGCCCACGCGCTCTCTTCGGCCGAGTTCGTCGAGGGCATCCGGGCGCAGATCATCGACAAGGACCGCTCCCCGAAGTGGTCTCCCGCCACTCTGTCCGAAGTGGACGACAAGCTGGTCGGCTCCTACTTCGCCGGTCTCGGCGACGCCGAGTGGGTGGCCCGATGACGATCGCCTTCCTCGGCCTGGGCAACATGGGCGGGCCGATGGCCGCCAACCTGGTCAAGTCCGGTGAAACCGTCCACGGCTACGACCCGGCCGCCACGGCCCGGTCCGAGGGCGTGGCCAGGTTCGACAGCGCGATCGCGGCGGTCGCGGCGGCGGACGTCGTGATCACGATGCTGCCCAGCGGCAAGCACGTCCTCGACTGCTACCGGGAGATCCTGCCGTCCGCAAGGCCGGGGACGCTGTTCGTCGACTGCTCCACCATCGACGTCGCCGATGCCCGGCAAGCGGCCGAACTGGTCACGGCGGCCGGCCACCGGGCGGTCGACGCGCCGGTGTCCGGCGGTGTGGTCGGCGCCGAGGCCGGAACGCTGACGTTCATGGTCGGCGGCGCCACTGAGGCGTTCGCCGCCGTCGAGCCGTTCCTGGCCGTCCTGGGCGCCAGGGCGATCCACTGCGGCGCTTCCGGCGCCGGTCAGGCGGCGAAGATCTGCAACAACATGATCCTCGGCGTCTCGATGATCGCCATCTCGGAGGCGTTCGCCCTCGGCGAGGAACTCGGCCTCACCCACCAGGCCCTGTTCGACGTCGCCTCGACCGCGTCCGGGCAGTGCTGGGCGCTGACCACCAACTGCCCGGTGCCCGGCCCCGTCCCGGCCAGCCCCGCCAACCGGGAGTACTCCGGCGGGTTCGCCAGCGGCCTGATGCTGAAGGACCTGCGCCTGGCCGAATCGGCGGCCAGGGACAACGACGTCGCCACCCTGCTCGGCACGAGGGCCGCGGAACTCTACGCGGCGTTCGTCGAGCGGGACGGTCCCGGCCGGGACTTCTCCGCCATCATCACCGCCGTCCGCGACGGCCTTCTCACCAAGGAACCCACCGCATGAGCGAGTACGAGACCATCACCGTCGAGCGGGCGGGTGACCGCGTCGCCCTGATCACCCTCAACCGGCCGAAGGCACTCAACGCGCTGAACCTGCGGGCCATGCGGGAGATCACCGGGGCGGCGGGAGAACTCGGCCAGGATCCCGGCGTCGGCGCCATCGTGCTCACCGGCTCCGCCAAGGCCTTCGCGGCGGGCGCGGACATCAAGGAGATGCAGCCGCAGTCGTTCAGCGACGTCTACGCGGCCGACTGGTTCGCGGGCTGGGACGCGCTTTCCCGCGTCCGCGTCCCGCTGATCGCCGCGGTCTCCGGGTACGCCCTCGGCGGTGGCTGCGAACTCGCCATGATGTGCGACGTCCTGATCGCGGCCGAGAACGCCAAGTTCGGCCAGCCGGAGATCACCCTCGGCGTCATCCCCGGCATGGGCGGCTCGCAACGGCTGACCCGCGCGATCGGCAAGGCCAAGGCGATGGACCTCTGCCTCACCGGCCGGATGATCGACGCCGCCGAGGCCGAGCGGTCGGGCCTCGTCTCCCGTGTCGTCCCCGCGGAAAGCCTGCTCGACGACGCCCTCGCCGTCGCGGCGAAGATCGCGAGTATGTCGCGTCCCGCCGCGATGATGGTCAAGGAGGCCGTGAACCAGGCTTTCGAGTCCGGGCTGGCCGACGGTCTCCGGTTCGAACGGCGCCTGTTCCACGGCACCTTCGCCACCCAGGACCAGAAGGAGGGGATGGCCGCGTTCACAGAGAAGCGCGAGCCGGAGTTCCTTCACTCCTGACCGGTGAGCGACCGGTAGAGCGGTCGCAGCAGGGTGGTGACCGAGGTTCCGTCCACCGTGGCCTTGAGCGGCGGGACCTCGTCCAGGAGTACCGGCGGATCCCCGGCCGGCGGTCGTCGCGTGTTCGTGACGTCCCCGGCCGGGCCCCAGCCGAAGAAGTCGTCCATCACTTCGTCCAGGCCGGGCGTCTCGTCGTCCGCCGACGGAGCCGTCACGCGGGCACCGGCCTGCCGCCCGATCTCTTCGAGCAGCGTCGCGCGATCGCGTCCGCGGAGGGCGAAGATCGAGAACGGGTCCGCGTCTTCTTCGAGTGCGATCAGCCCCGCGACGAGGTGATCGCACGGAACGCGAGTGCCGGGACACGTGCAGTCCAGCGACAGTTCCCACGCCGCTTCGGGGAACAGCGGCACCCGTTCCGCGGCGAAGAAGCGTTCGATGTCGTCCGGGACCTGGCCGTCGAGCAAGGCCGTCGTCGTGGTCTCGTCCGCGACGACGGCGGCGATCACCGCCGTCCACACCTGTTTGCCGAACGTCGGTAGCCCGACGCGGACGTCGTAGAACCGCTGCCGCGTCACCCGGACCCGTGCGACGGCGGCGCCGGGCCCGACCGTGAGGGTGTCGACCCGGCACGGCGGCACCAGTCCTTTGTGGACGCCGAGCTCGTCGAGTGCCCGGCGGAATCCGTCAGTCACCGGCCGCCTCCCGTCCCAGTGCGAAGACCTCGCGCAGCGAGGCCGTGGACAGCTCCGTGAGCCAGTCCTCCCCGTCGGTGACGACGAGGTCGGCCAGCGCTTCCTTCTTCGTGATGACGGCGTCGATCCGTTCCTCGATGGTGCCGGGGCAGACGAACTTCCGCACCTGGACGTTGTTCCGCTGGCCGATGCGGAAAGCACGGTCGGTGGCCTGTTCCTCGACCGCCGGATTCCACCACCGGTCCAGATGCAGGACGTGGGTGGCCGCGGTGAGAGTCAGCCCCGCTCCCCCGGTCTTCAGCGAGGCGAGCAGGATCGACGGGCCCTCACCCGACTGGAAGTGCTCGACTATCGAGTCGCGGCGCCGCTGCGACAAGCCGCCGTGCAGGAAGGCGATCTTCACGTTCAGCCTGCTCGAAAGATGCGGAACGAGCAGGTGACCGAACTCGGCGAACTGGGTGAAGCACAGCGCGCGGTCACCCGAGTCGAGGATCTCCGCCAGGAGTTCTTCGAGCCGGTTGACCTTGCCGGAACGGGTCCCGATCGGCGAGCCGTCGTGCAGCAGATGCGCGGGATGGTTGCAGATCTGCTTGAGCTTGGTGATCGCGGCGAGGATGTTGCCGCGTCGTTTGACCCCGGCGCTGTCGGCGATCTTCGTCATCATCTCGTCGACGGTCGCGCGGTACAGCGTCACCTGTTCGCGGGTGAGGCGGTATTCCTGGAGGATCTCGATCTTCTCGGGCAGGTCGGCGAGTACGGTGGGGTCGGTTTTGAGGCGCCGCAACAGGAACGGCCGGGTCAGCCGGCGCAGTTCGGTGGCCGCGGCGAGGTCGCCCCGGCGTTCGATCGGCACCTCGAACCGCTCGCGGAAATCCTGCCTGCCACCGAGTACACCGGGGTTGAGCAGATCCGAGAGCGCCCACAGGTCGGCGAGCCGGTTCTCCACCGGTGTCCCGGTCAGCGCGACCCGGTGCCCGGCCTGGATCCGGCGCAAAGCCTGCGCCGGCGCGGTGTTCTGGTTCTTGACCGCCTGCGCCTCGTCCAGCACGAGCCGGTGCCACCGGGTGCCCGCGAGCTCGTCCGCGTCGCGCGCGGCGGTCGAGTAGGTGGTGACGACGAGATCCGCGCCCTGGATGCGCGCGTACTCACGCTCGGCACCGTGATGGATGTGCACGCGCAGCTCGGGCGCGAACCTGGCCGCTTCGCGCTGCCACGTCCCGAGCAGCGACATCGGGCAGACGAGCAGCGTCGGCCCGATGTCGCCCTGTGCCCGCTCGATCGCTTCGAGGGCGAGAAGCTGGACGGTCTTGCCGAGCCCCATGTCGTCGGCGAGGCAGGCGCCGAGACCGATCGACGCCATGAACGAAAGCCACGCGACACCACGGCTCTGGTACGGCCGCAGGGTCGCGAGAAACGTCGGCGGCGGCTCGACCGGCTCGATGGTGCGCTGGACGCGCCCGGCGAGGAAGTCGTCGATCCAGCCGTCGGTCGTGACCTCGGTGACCGGCAGCGGCGCTTCGAAGCCTCCGCGGAGCAGGGCCAGCATGTCCGCCGGGGTGGGCAGCGGCGGTTTCTCCCGGTCCGGCTCGCGGCGGAGGTACTCGAGACCGGCGCGCAGCAGCTCGGGATCCACGCTCACCCAGCGGCCGCGCAGCCGCACCAGCGACGACTTCGCGGCGGCGAGCCCGGCGAGTTCCTCGTCGGTCAGCGCGTCCTCCCCGACGGCGAGCGCCCAGCGGTAGGACGCCAGCTGGTGGCGGCCGAGCCGGTGCACGGCGGCCTGGTCGACGGGCGCGCCGCGGACAGACAGCTTGAGCGCGAGCTTCCGCCTGCCGCCCCAGCTCGACGGGAGCTGGACGTCGAATCCGGCCGCGACCAGCTGTTCCGCGCCGCCGTCGAGGAATTCCACGGTCTCGGCGACGGTGAGGTCGTAGATGCCCGGCTTCGCGGCCTCGACCGCCGGGCCGAGCAGCGGCAGCACTCCGGCGGCTCGTTCCAGCTCGGCGGTGAACAGGCCTTCGGGGTCGGTGAACCTCGCGCCCGCCTTGCCGGACCAGACGTCCTCGGCCGGGAGCAGGAGGCTGGGATCGGCCGCCGAGCGCAGCAGGAAACGCAGCTGCCACTTGGTCCCGTCGCCGGTCTGGTCGTCCGGGTCGTCTTCGGGGCCGTACAGCGTGGGGACCTCGTCGAGCCGGAGGCAGACGGTGCCCTCGGTGAGGTCGGTGTCGCCGACGGCGTCCCAGGCCGCGATGCCCTCGGCGACGATCCCCATCCGCCCCGGCGCCTGGCCGATCCGGTCGTCGGCGCTCTTCAGCGCGTGGAGCCATGACCCGAACGGGCCTTCGCGGCCGTCGCTCTCCGTGGCGTGCCCGGCGGCGGCCAGCCGTTCGCGGACGGCGGCGTCGACCAGGGTGTGGAGCGCGTCGGTGACCAGCGCCGCCGGGGACGGTCCGGGGTGCTCGGCCCGGCCGACCGGCGGGGTGGCCGCGATCAGCGCCCGGAGCGCGACCGCGTCGCCGCCACGGGCCACCGGCCGCCAGCGCGCCCGCGCCACGATCTCGTTCCGCACGAGCGTGGGGAGCACCCGGCCGCGGCGCACCAGGTCGTCCGCCAGCCGGACGACCGCGCGGAGGTGCCGGACGGAGGTGCCGTAGCTGACTGTGCCCGCCAGGTCCCCCAGCTCGGAAGGGTCGATCAGGAGCGCCGGAACCGACCAGGGTTCCAGCGTCAGCTCCTGCTGCGGACGGCCGCGGGAACCCAGTTCAGGCGAAGCGACCGGACCGCCGCGCCGTGACGGAAGCAGCAGGACGGCCGACGCCGGTTTGCCGGGATGCAGGGCGGTCAGATCCGCGACCGACGCGGCGAACGGATGCGGCCGGGCCGAGCTCGACGGCCGCATCGACGTCGTCGCCGGGCGGTCGCCGTGTTCACCCCACAGCACGATCCCGCGGCCACGGGACCACAGGCCGTGCACGACGAGTGGCACCATGATCTCCCTTCCGCGGTCCGGTCGCTCCCAGCATGCCCGGCGCCGATCAGCGGCCGGTCAGCGAGGGTCACACCATCGTGTAGCTAGGCGGCGGTCCCCCGCTCTTCTAGCCTGATGAGCTAGTCCCCACACGGAAGCGATCCTTGATGACCGACGGAGAAGCACGCGCCGGCGTGCTGTCGAAACGCGCTCTCGTGATCGCTTCCCACGCGGTGGAGAGAGCCGCGCTCGCCGAGGGCACCGACGAGAACATGGTCGTTCTCGCGCTCTTCCAGCGGCTGCCCTACTTCGAGCGGGAACGCGAAGTTTACGCGAGGATCGCCCGGCGCGCGGCCGTGACCGTCGTCGGCATGGTCGACTCCGGCCGCCCGGACCTGCCGCACGGCGTGACCCCGGTGCTGCTGCGCGCCAACGAGAACCTCGCCCGTGAATGGTCGGTCGCGGTCCTCACCCCGACCTTCGGCGGCTCGGTGGTCGCGCAGGACCTCGACGACGTCGACCCGTCGGCGACATCCGTCGAAGCGGCGCGGCGGTTCCAGGGGCGCTGGGGTTTCCGCCGCGACGAGGCCTACGCCGAGGTCGTCCGGCTGCGCGACGCGCTCGGCGACCGTCTGCCGCCCACCGCGCGGATCAAGATCGACGAGGTACTGAGAAGCGTCACGACCCCCGCGGCGGCGCCGGTGGAGAACCGCGCGGAAGCGGCTCTGCGGCACCTCGCCGGCCGGCTGGAACGGCAAGCGCCGACGAAGCTCGCGGAACCCGCCCTCGCGACCGATCCCGACACCGGCCTGGCGACCATGGCCGGGATCTCCGGCTGGCTGGGCGCGTCGACCGACACCGTCCCGCTCGGCCTGATCCTGATCACCGTCGACGATCTGGAGGAAGTCGGACGGCGGCACGGCAACCGGGTCAAGATGCACACCGAGCAGAACATCGCGGATCTGATCCGCGAGGATCTCCGCCCGCTGGACCGGGCCGTCCGGCTCGGCACCGACGAGTTCCTGCTCGTCCAGCCCGCGCTGGAAACGGCGGAACTGACCGAACGCAGCCTGCGCCTCGAACGCAGGCTCGGCGCCCTCCACGCCACCTACCCGTTCGTGGATCTGCATCCGCGGACGACGACCATGCTCACCCGGAAACGGCCGCTGCCCGTGAATTCCCTGCGCGCGCAGCTGAAGCAGGTGCCGACAGCGGTGCTGTGGCCGCCCAGTCACGGCATGCTCCCGACGCCGAACGGCAACGGCTCACCCTGGTTCCACTGATACGGTCCGTCCGGTGAAAACCGTCCTGGACACGATCGATCCGCGCGAAGCGCTGACGATCCTCGGCCCTTCGAAGGCCAAGATCCGAGGCGGCGACGCCTCCGCGAAGACCAGCGCGAACTGGCCCGAACCGATGCTGCGCGCGCGGGCCGATGTCCTGGCGAAGTCCAAGGTCGACAGTGGCGGGCTGCGGCCCGCGTGGCTCCGCTACAGCGGGAACTTCTACCGGAACGTCGGCGATGCGCTCGGCGATGCGGCCGGGCACGGACGATTGCTGCTCCTCAGCGGCGGCTACGGAATCCTGCGGGCCGACGAGCCGATCTCCTGCTACGACCGGAAACTGAGGCTCGGCGACTGGCCGCCCGGCGTGCTCGAAGACACCGTCATCGAGGAGGCGCGCCGGATCGGCGCGACGAACGTGGTCACGTTCGTGTCCGCCAGCGCCGACTACGCCAAACTGGTCCGGCGGATTCCTTGGGGCTCCACGGAAATCGGCGGCGTGCTGGTGACGATCGACTTCCACGGCGGCGGGGCGCAGGTCGAGGTACCCCGGCGGCTGGCTCAGGCTTTCGGCGCGTGGTGGCGCCGCTCGCCGTCGGACTACCCACCGGGCATGGTCGCCGAGGTGCTGGGCCGGCGCCGCTGACCGCTACGGCCAGCGGGCTTCGGAAAGCGCGAGCGCGGCACGGAGGAACGCCTTGCGGTCTGCGGCGGGAAGCTGTCCGAGCAGACGTTCCTCCTGCTCCTGGATCTGAGTCCGAGCCGACCTCCGCGCGGCGCGGCCGTCGTCGGTGATCCCCAGCAGCCGGACCCGGCGGTCCTTCGGATCCGGTTCACGGGTGATCAGGCCGTCGTCCTGGAGCGTGTCGAGGGTGCCGATGATCCGGGTCTTGTCCGCGCCGATCGCCTTGGCGAGCGCGGCCTGCGTCCGGACAGGCCCGTCGTCGAGGGCGCTCAGCACCACGTAGCCCCACATCGTCAACCCGTGCTCCGCCAGCACCGGCGTCTCGGCGTTCATCAGCCTGCGCATCAGCCCGCCGAGCATCGCCGCGAGATCCGGCCTCCCCTGCTCCGCCATGTGCAGACCATACCGACCGGTGTCGCGAAACCCGTTGACGAACTCGTACGCATATGTAGATGATATGCGCATGCCTATCGATGAACTCCGCATCCTCGACGCCCTCGTGACCCGGACCAGCCTGGACCTGGTCACCAAGATCACCCCCGCCGACCTGACCAAGCCGACCCCGTGCAGCGCCTGGACCCTGCACGGCCTGCTGGCCCACATGACCACCCAGCACCACGGCTTCGCCGCCGCGGCCGGAGGCGACGGCCACCTCGACCACTGGCGGCTGCTCCCCCTGGGCGACGACCCGATCGCCACCTACCGTGAGTCGGTCGACCGAGTGCTGAACGCCTTCGCCCCCCACGACCTCGAC
This window encodes:
- a CDS encoding CoA-acylating methylmalonate-semialdehyde dehydrogenase is translated as MSTELSHFVGGKPVAGTSGRFADVFDPSTGAVQARVPLASADEVATVVADAAQAQLEWARWNPQRRARVLMKFVDLVRAEEDSLARLLTSEHGKTVPDARGDIQRGLEVVEFAIGIPHLLKGEYSDNAGTGIDVYSMRQPLGVVAGITPFNFPAMIPLWKAAPAIACGNAFVLKPSERDPSVPLRLAELFLEAGLPPGVFNVVNGDKEAVDALLTDPRVEAVGFVGSSSIAEYIYTTAAAHGKRAQCFGGAKNHMIVMPDADLDQVVDALIGAGYGSAGERCMAISVAVPVGEATADALAARLTERVKTLKVGASLDETADFGPLVTAEAVQRVRDYIDVGLAEGAKLLVDGRETTVDGHENGFFLGGCLFDHVTSDMRIYREEIFGPVLSIVRAADYEEALRLPSEHEYGNGVAIFTRDGDTARDFTSRVNTGMVGVNVPIPVPIAYHTFGGWKRSGFGDLNQHGPDSIRFYTKTKTVTSRWPSGTKEGASFVIPTMS
- a CDS encoding acyl-CoA dehydrogenase family protein, whose amino-acid sequence is MRLTDEQRALRETAAEFAAEHLAPHAIEWDQAKHFPVDVLRKAAQLGMGGVYLPEDLGGSALGRLDGVLVFEALATGCPSLAAYISIHNMVATMIDKFGDDAQRHRYLPRMSTMDTFGSYCLTEPDAGSDAAALSTRARREGDEYVLDGVKQFISGAGISDVHVVLARTGGPGARGISAFIVDRDTPGVSFGPNEIKMGWNAQPTRQVIFDGARVPASALLGGEGNGFRVAMSALDGGRLNISACSLGGAEAALGMAVRHLSERSAFGEKLSEKQALQFRLADMRTDLEAARTLLWRAADALDHGEDTATQLSAMAKRFCTDTGFEVANQALQLHGGYGYLAEYGLEKIVRDLRVHQILEGTNEIMRVIISRRMLQEAS
- a CDS encoding enoyl-CoA hydratase/isomerase family protein, which produces MNDVGFLVHSGIGRITLNRPRALNSLNHGMVLAMLDQLEAWRSDPAVRAVLIDGAGDRGLCAGGDIRAIYDDARTGGTASLGFWADEYRLNALISRYPKPYLALMDGLVMGGGVGVSAHGSHRIVTERSRVGMPETGIGFVPDVGGTYLLSRTPGELGTHIALTAGSISGPDAIHCGLADHFVPSERVPDLLDALASRTPDTALELIAEPAPPSALAEDAGWIDRCYAADTVEEILTRLHASGDAAATAAKEIEAKSPTSLKVTLRALRSAAALPDLEAVLAQEFRISAHALSSAEFVEGIRAQIIDKDRSPKWSPATLSEVDDKLVGSYFAGLGDAEWVAR
- the mmsB gene encoding 3-hydroxyisobutyrate dehydrogenase, translating into MTIAFLGLGNMGGPMAANLVKSGETVHGYDPAATARSEGVARFDSAIAAVAAADVVITMLPSGKHVLDCYREILPSARPGTLFVDCSTIDVADARQAAELVTAAGHRAVDAPVSGGVVGAEAGTLTFMVGGATEAFAAVEPFLAVLGARAIHCGASGAGQAAKICNNMILGVSMIAISEAFALGEELGLTHQALFDVASTASGQCWALTTNCPVPGPVPASPANREYSGGFASGLMLKDLRLAESAARDNDVATLLGTRAAELYAAFVERDGPGRDFSAIITAVRDGLLTKEPTA
- a CDS encoding enoyl-CoA hydratase, with protein sequence MSEYETITVERAGDRVALITLNRPKALNALNLRAMREITGAAGELGQDPGVGAIVLTGSAKAFAAGADIKEMQPQSFSDVYAADWFAGWDALSRVRVPLIAAVSGYALGGGCELAMMCDVLIAAENAKFGQPEITLGVIPGMGGSQRLTRAIGKAKAMDLCLTGRMIDAAEAERSGLVSRVVPAESLLDDALAVAAKIASMSRPAAMMVKEAVNQAFESGLADGLRFERRLFHGTFATQDQKEGMAAFTEKREPEFLHS
- a CDS encoding DEAD/DEAH box helicase — protein: MVPLVVHGLWSRGRGIVLWGEHGDRPATTSMRPSSSARPHPFAASVADLTALHPGKPASAVLLLPSRRGGPVASPELGSRGRPQQELTLEPWSVPALLIDPSELGDLAGTVSYGTSVRHLRAVVRLADDLVRRGRVLPTLVRNEIVARARWRPVARGGDAVALRALIAATPPVGRAEHPGPSPAALVTDALHTLVDAAVRERLAAAGHATESDGREGPFGSWLHALKSADDRIGQAPGRMGIVAEGIAAWDAVGDTDLTEGTVCLRLDEVPTLYGPEDDPDDQTGDGTKWQLRFLLRSAADPSLLLPAEDVWSGKAGARFTDPEGLFTAELERAAGVLPLLGPAVEAAKPGIYDLTVAETVEFLDGGAEQLVAAGFDVQLPSSWGGRRKLALKLSVRGAPVDQAAVHRLGRHQLASYRWALAVGEDALTDEELAGLAAAKSSLVRLRGRWVSVDPELLRAGLEYLRREPDREKPPLPTPADMLALLRGGFEAPLPVTEVTTDGWIDDFLAGRVQRTIEPVEPPPTFLATLRPYQSRGVAWLSFMASIGLGACLADDMGLGKTVQLLALEAIERAQGDIGPTLLVCPMSLLGTWQREAARFAPELRVHIHHGAEREYARIQGADLVVTTYSTAARDADELAGTRWHRLVLDEAQAVKNQNTAPAQALRRIQAGHRVALTGTPVENRLADLWALSDLLNPGVLGGRQDFRERFEVPIERRGDLAAATELRRLTRPFLLRRLKTDPTVLADLPEKIEILQEYRLTREQVTLYRATVDEMMTKIADSAGVKRRGNILAAITKLKQICNHPAHLLHDGSPIGTRSGKVNRLEELLAEILDSGDRALCFTQFAEFGHLLVPHLSSRLNVKIAFLHGGLSQRRRDSIVEHFQSGEGPSILLASLKTGGAGLTLTAATHVLHLDRWWNPAVEEQATDRAFRIGQRNNVQVRKFVCPGTIEERIDAVITKKEALADLVVTDGEDWLTELSTASLREVFALGREAAGD
- a CDS encoding DICT sensory domain-containing protein, translating into MTDGEARAGVLSKRALVIASHAVERAALAEGTDENMVVLALFQRLPYFEREREVYARIARRAAVTVVGMVDSGRPDLPHGVTPVLLRANENLAREWSVAVLTPTFGGSVVAQDLDDVDPSATSVEAARRFQGRWGFRRDEAYAEVVRLRDALGDRLPPTARIKIDEVLRSVTTPAAAPVENRAEAALRHLAGRLERQAPTKLAEPALATDPDTGLATMAGISGWLGASTDTVPLGLILITVDDLEEVGRRHGNRVKMHTEQNIADLIREDLRPLDRAVRLGTDEFLLVQPALETAELTERSLRLERRLGALHATYPFVDLHPRTTTMLTRKRPLPVNSLRAQLKQVPTAVLWPPSHGMLPTPNGNGSPWFH